In Lagenorhynchus albirostris chromosome 14, mLagAlb1.1, whole genome shotgun sequence, one DNA window encodes the following:
- the GGT5 gene encoding LOW QUALITY PROTEIN: glutathione hydrolase 5 proenzyme (The sequence of the model RefSeq protein was modified relative to this genomic sequence to represent the inferred CDS: deleted 1 base in 1 codon), whose protein sequence is MKRRKNSPQTPCCLASCQGQDGLKTGSPGGWPAPPLRAMAQGHGATVSMVLLGLGLALAIIVPIVVVSWHRVHCGPQAFAHAAVAADSKICSDIGRAILQQHGSPVDATIAALVCTGVVNPQSMGLGGGVIFTIYNASTGKVEVINARETVPASHVPGLLDQCKQAQPLGTGAQWIGVPGELRGYAEAHHRHGHLPWAQLFRPTIALLRGGLRVPRILSRFLHSSYLRPSLHASSLRQLFFNGTEPLSPHDPLPWPALAATLETVAAEGAEALYTGRLGQMLLEDVAKEGSRLTPQDLASFRPEVVDALEVPLGDYTLYSPPPPAGGAILSFVLNVLKGFNFSAESVARPEGRVNLYHHLVETLKFARGQKWRLWDPRSHPEVQNASQDLLGEALAQHIHQQIDTRGDHQLSHYSLAETWSHRMGTAHVSVLGEDGSAVSATSTINTPFGAMVYSPRTGILLNNELLDLCWRHRRGSGVTPPPVPGERPPSSMVPSILVNAAQGSKLVIGGAGGELIISAVAQAIMNKLWLGLDLQAAIAAPILHVDSKGRVEYEPSFSQDLNSENLDLTAWNPENPEPTALSSLEGGEEGAPVPGPEPDREARFPERGPGRVPGRGLRVRRSGPQEGWGALRLLKRLLPPQSWDPTQHTSRLAWSGRIWTPWLDGQPGASRGGDSPADGRLWGPSPALPEPLWPCPDPSNLPRPLTQDWAPAPRNPIPHLCIFQSKIKEKAAPRLIQGRGGEGTFRKHVQ, encoded by the exons ATGAAGAGgag GAAAAACTCCCCACAGACGCCCTGCTGCCTGGCGTCTTGCCAGGGCCAAGACGGGCTGAAAACTGGAAGTCCAGGCGGGTGGCCAGCTCCGCCTCTGAG AGCCATGGCCCAGGGACACGGAGCCACGGTCAGCATGGTCCTGCTGGGGCTGGGGTTGGCGCTGGCCATCATCGTGCCTATCGTGGTCGTCTCTTGGCACCGTGTCCACTGTGGCCCCCAGGCCTTTGCCCATGCTGCGGTTGCTGCGGACTCTAAGATCTGCTCGGACATTGGACG AGCCATCCTCCAGCAGCACGGCTCACCCGTGGATGCCACCATCGCGGCTCTGGTCTGCACCGGGGTTGTCAACCCCCAGAGCATGGGCCTGGGTGGaggggtcatcttcactatctaCAATGCGTCCACAG GGAAGGTGGAGGTCATCAACGCCAGGGAGACGGTACCCGCCAGCCACGTCCCAGGTCTGCTGGACCAGTGCAAGCAGGCCCAGCCTCTGGGCACAG GTGCCCAGTGGATCGGGGTGCCTGGGGAGCTCCGTGGCTACGCTGAGGCCCACCACCGCCACGGCCACCTGCCCTGGGCGCAGCTCTTCAGGCCCACCATCGCGCTGCTCCGGGGGGGCCTCCGCGTGCCCCGCATCCTCAGCCGCTTCCTGCATAGCAGCTACCTGCGCCCTTCCCTGCACGCATCGTCCCTGAG gcagcTCTTCTTCAATGGGACAGAACCCCTGAGTCCTCATGACCCACTCCCCTGGCCCGCGCTGGCCGCCACCCTGGAGACCGTGGCTGCGGAAGGCGCAGAGGCCCTCTACACAGGGAGGCTGGGCCAGATGTTGCTGGAGGACGTTGCCAAGGAAG GGAGCCGGCTGACCCCGCAGGACCTGGCATCATTCCGGCCTGAGGTGGTGGACGCCCTGGAGGTGCCCCTGGGGGACTACACCCTGTACTCACCGCCACCGCCTGCAGGGGGCGCGATTCTCAGCTTTGTCCTCAATGTGCTCAAAG ggttCAACTTTTCCGCGGAGTCAGTGGCCAGGCCCGAGGGGAGGGTGAACTTGTACCATCACCTCGTGGAGACGCTCAAGTTTGCTAGGGGGCAGAAGTGGCGGCTGTGGGACCCTCGAAGCCACCCGGAGGTCCAG AACGCCTCCCAGGACCTGCTGGGGGAGGCTCTGGCCCAGCACATCCACCAGCAGATCGACACCCGGGGTGACCACCAGCTCAGCCACTACAGCCTGGCCGAGACCTGGAGCCACAGGATGGGCACGGCCCACGTGTCCGTGCTGGGCGAGGATGGCAGCGCTGTGTCTGCCACCAGCACCATCAATACGCC CTTTGGAGCCATGGTGTACTCACCGCGCACGGGCATCCTCCTCAACAACGAGCTCCTGGACCTGTGCTGGAGGCACCGGCGGGGCTCCGGAGTCACCCCCCCTCCCG TTCCAGGTGAGCGGCCCCCTTCATCCATGGTCCCCTCCATCTTGGTCAACGCAGCCCAGGGGTCGAAGCTGGTGATCGGCGGGGCTGGCGGGGAGCTCATCAtctctgctgtggcccag GCCATCATGAACAAGCTGTGGCTGGGCCTTGACCTGCAAGCTGCCATTGCAGCCCCCATCCTGCACGTGGACAGCAAGGGCCGGGTAGAGTACGAGCCCAGCTTCAGCCAG GACCTCAACTCTGAGAATTTGGACCTGACAGCCTGGAATCCAGAGAACCCCGAGCCCACGGCCCTCAGCTCCCTGGAAG gaGGTGAAGAAGGGGCTCCAGTACCGGGGCCAGAGCCAGACCGAGAGGCCCGTTTTCCTGAACGTGGTCCAGGCCGTGTCCCAGGACGGGGCCTGCGTGTACGCCGCAGCGGACCCCAGGAAGGGTGGGGAGCCCTCAGGCTACTAAAGAGGCTGCTCCCTCCCCAGAGCTGGGATCCCACCCAGCACACGTCCAGGCTAGCCTGGTCCGGCAGAATCTGGACCCCTTGGCTGGACGGTCAGCCTGGGGCTTCAAGAGGTGGGGACAGCCCAGCAGATGGACGGCTGTGGGGGCCgagccctgccctcccagagcccCTGTGGCCCTGCCCTGACCCCTCCAACCTCCCCAGGCCTCTCACCCAGGACTGGGCC CCCGCTCCCCGAAACCCCATTCCCCACCTGTGTATCTTCCAGTCCAAGATTAAAGAAAAGGCTGCACCACGCCTGATTCAGGGTCGAGGTGGGGAGGGGACCTTCAGAAAGCACGTGCAGTGA